The Branchiostoma lanceolatum isolate klBraLanc5 chromosome 5, klBraLanc5.hap2, whole genome shotgun sequence region atattgattttcaaaatttgttgACATTGCATATATAATCATAGATCTGTGTTTGTTTGCAGGAGCATTCAGCGCAAGGTTGGGGGACAACAGTACTGGTACGCAAGGCAGTGAAGGTTTCAATGGGAGCAGTTCTGACGAAGAAAGTCTACAGGAAAACTACAGACTACTGATCGACGACACAATCTTTGACGAGGAAGTACTTAATGATTCAGAAAAGTTTGAAAGAAGGCTATCATATTTCAGGCAACATGTTGATAGTGCATTGCACTACTTCAAACTGTCATGGAAAGCAAAGCTACGAATTAGAGTCAAGAAGAGAGCCAAGCGTCTCGCTTCAAAGGTACACAGAAAGCTATTTTCGGAAAGAAACCTAGGATCAAGCTATGACAAGATGGTAGAGTGCTTTGCACTATTCTCTGCAACCTTGCAGAAGATTGAAGATGGATGTGTACTCTGTACTCTTGAGTTTGATGACATCTCAGATTTGAAGTCGTTTCTGAGAGGCTACCGGgatggaaaattgtcagaaactcTAACACAAGAACTCATCACAGAGGAGATGAAACAGGAAGAAGGACCAGACCTCTACGTCCATGTAACACTGCTGGTTGCAAAAGGCAGTGTTGGGGCAGGTGATGAAGGTAGGGAATCAAGATGGCATTGAATATACGCGTACGAGTAaagtagatatatatatactcaaAGCTGTTTGTTGCTTGCTGGTTTATCGTAACTGCAATATGCACCTGTCCATTTATTGAAAACTTAAGTACCAATGGTATAGACATTTGACCTACTAACCCTCACACCGCTCGTCCACAAATTGTCAGCCCTAATTTTTATACAACTGACCACTTGCTGACCCAACTTACGTGCATGCACCCTTAGCTTATACATGAACCACTGATACTCACCCATCTAACACAGGCAGTGAACCGGAGGAAACAGATCACATGCCAGAAGACAAAGAAGTGCAGAAGACAATCCCAGGCCTGAGACCTGATTCAACAACACCAGGTCAGCAAGAAAGAGTTTCACTTGTTTAGAAATACcatagtctctctctctctctctctctctctctctctctctctctctctctctctctctccctctccctctccctctccctctctctctcaatcTGATACAATCTGACATTGGATGGCAATgattaaatatgcaaattggCAATATCAAAATGCCGACAGGagtttgctatcaaaactcaAAGGTCACTCTTTGGGTAATACTAGTACTGGTCGTATTGCAGACATGTACCATTAATACATAAAGCAATAGGCACCCAATCATCTAGCATTTTTGACCAATTTGAACGTCTGATTTCTCCTTAGGGCTTAAGAAGAGTATTTCTAGATCTCTGGACGACATACATGCCATGCAGTTGCAGATCCATCCTGTACAGAAAGGCACCCCTCAACCAGATCTCAGCAGTCTCGATCTAGCCACCACCTTTGTCCAAGATTCTCGCGTGAAAGACTGGGCATGTGATTCACTCACAAACCACTTGGCCCTAAGATTATCTGTAAAGTCACGACAACTGCAAGAAGCCCAGCGCAAGGTGAAGAGCACCATTGAGCTTCATAACAACAAGATTGAAGAGCAGGCCTCCGTCATGCTTAGACTCAGTGATGTGGTCAGGGAGCTTACCCATAAGCTTGAAACAGCAGAAAAGATTCTCTCCGACAAGAACTCAGAAATCCAACAGCAGAGAGAAGCCATCAAGAACCTAACAGCGATAAATGAAGACCTACAAGCTCAAAGCACGAAACTAGCTGCAAATGTGGAGGGTAAAGAAACAAGGGAGCAGGCCTCCGTCATGATTCTCTCTGACAAGAACTCAGAAATCCAACAGCAAAAAGAAGCAACCAAGAACCTGACCACAGTAATTGAAGACTTACAAGCTGAAAACACTAAACTAGCTGCCAAGGTGGAGGATAAAGAAACTAAGGAACATGACCTTGAAGTCGTGCCGAGCTCGGCTGGCGTTTCCGGAGGTGGACAGTCGGGTAAGAATTTCTCTTTCTAAAGTATACTGCAACTTTGCATCACCAATcttaacaagagtcttaggaacCGAAATCtgcatgaaactttgtttttttattaaaccagttccccctaTTCTATATCGCTCTATGGTATGACCCCCACCTGTCGGGCCctggagaagtgacccactttcgctataaatagctactaacagatgtgccacaatatgcaatggacaacactgcaaatatggattttcctcattacttatgcaagttaagtccaatttgcataatttgcacttaagtgtgtacatctctgtccaa contains the following coding sequences:
- the LOC136435889 gene encoding probable DNA double-strand break repair Rad50 ATPase is translated as MDDLIRNNYVLLRERLQVEKLIPHFIERRLLDFPDKQVVMSKTTTPAKAEALLEFLTKKGTCKPEEFLEILKKGDHQHVADQLKITSSQKETTEGAFSARLGDNSTGTQGSEGFNGSSSDEESLQENYRLLIDDTIFDEEVLNDSEKFERRLSYFRQHVDSALHYFKLSWKAKLRIRVKKRAKRLASKVHRKLFSERNLGSSYDKMVECFALFSATLQKIEDGCVLCTLEFDDISDLKSFLRGYRDGKLSETLTQELITEEMKQEEGPDLYVHVTLLVAKGSVGAGDEGSEPEETDHMPEDKEVQKTIPGLRPDSTTPGLKKSISRSLDDIHAMQLQIHPVQKGTPQPDLSSLDLATTFVQDSRVKDWACDSLTNHLALRLSVKSRQLQEAQRKVKSTIELHNNKIEEQASVMLRLSDVVRELTHKLETAEKILSDKNSEIQQQREAIKNLTAINEDLQAQSTKLAANVEGKETREQASVMILSDKNSEIQQQKEATKNLTTVIEDLQAENTKLAAKVEDKETKEHDLEVVPSSAGVSGGGQSGSTGMEERHKKILKRKYKDLTRDLRPDDIMDHLIQEDVFDFNDIELVRAQKVNKLQVEKLLSILMTRGPRAFGVFLESLEERYLWLHKDLKKADEESARQPQQLIPKQDKKTSTSDAGHTEQKRKTGRLKVPPDEIDSKRVTEKQPSWLED